A region of the Mycobacterium sp. NBC_00419 genome:
GCAGCTCAGCACCCCACTCGTAGCGCGACGTCCAGGCCGTGGTGATGGAGTCGACCTTGAGCCAGACGTCGCGGCAGACGAAATGCAGGCCGGCGTTGCGGGTCAGCGCGCCGGGCAGCAGGCCGGCCTCACAGAGCACCTGAAAGCCGTTGCAGATGCCCAGGACGGGCATGCCCCGGCCGGCTGCCGCCACCACTTCGCCCATGACCGGGGCGAACTTGGCGATGGCCCCGCAGCGCAGGTAGTCGCCGTAGGAGAAACCACCGGGGACGACGACGGCGTCGACGCCCTTGAGATCGGCGTCGGCGTGCCAGAGGCTGACGGCCTCGGCGCCGGCCAGCCGGACCGCACGGGCGGCGTCGACATCGTCGAGCGTGCCCGGGAAGGTGATGACCCCGACGCGCGCGCTCACGACGGCTCCCGGGTGACCGACCAGTCCTCGATCACGGTGTTCGCGAGCAGTGACTCGGCGATCTCGGCGAGCTGCGCGTCGGTGACCGACTCGTCGACTTCGAGCTCGAACCGCTTGCCCTGCCGGACATCTGAGATGCCGGCGTGCCCGAGCCGGCCCAGCGCGCCGACGATGGCCTGGCCCTGCGGGTCCAGAATCTCGGCCTTGGGCATCACATTGACAACCACCCGGGGCACTGCAGCTCCTCGCTGACGTCGGTGAACGGTGCGGCTCAACTGTACCGGCGCGCTACGGACAGGACCCGATATAGGCGGTGCACAGCGGCGCGCCGAGGGTATCGAGCACGGTTTGGTCAGCCAGCGGGGGCCACGGGGTCTGCGGCGGGGCGCTCGACCACAGCGCCAATTCGGTGATCGTGCTGTTGGCCGGGTTCGCCACCAGGTATTGGTGCAGGATCACCGGTCCGCTGACCACGGCGGCCATCCGGTCCGGCTCGAGGATGGTCAGCGACGGCGACTGTGCGGGGTTGGTCCGCTGGCAGGCCTGCAGCGCGGCGACGGCGCTGTTGAAGGCATCCTCGGCCAGTGCCCCACCCCGCCAGGTCTCACCGCGCCAGTGCACCACCTGGGCTTGCAGCTGCCACTGGCCGGCGGGGTTGACGACGGCGGCGCGCTCGGCGACGGCATAGGAGCGGGGGTCGGCGGCCACCGGCGGGCTGCCGCACAGTTCCTCGAACCGGAATCGCGGCGCGACGGCGGTGACCGCCAGGGCGGGCAGCTGCGGCCACCCGTAGCGGGCGTTGAGCGGGATCGCCCACGGCGGGATCCAGGCTGAGTCGGGGATGCGATCACAGGCCGGCGGACAGTTCTGCGGGTCGGCGGCAGCCGGGGACGCGAAGACCAGCCCGCAGGCCGCCAGCACGGTAGCCAGGACCATCCGCATGATGACGCCTCCCCTGAGCGCACAATCGTAAGCATGGAATTGACGCATTTCGGCCATTCATGCCTTCTCGCCGAGCTCGGCGGCGCCACATTGTTGTTCGATCCCGGCACCTTCTCGCACGGCTTCGAGGGCGTCACCGGTCTGTCGGCGATTCTGATCACCCATCAGCACCCCGACCATGCCGACCGGGAGCGGCTACCCGCGCTGGCGGAGGCCAACCCCGGTGCCGCGCTGTATGCCGACCCGGCCACCGCTGCCGAACTCGGCGGACGGTGGCAGGCGGTGCACGTCGGCGACGAGCTGGCCGTCGACGGCCTGACCATCCGCGGGGTGGGCGGCCGGCACGCCGTGATCCACCCCGAGATTCCGATAATCGACAACATCTCCTATCTTGTCGGCGACGACGAGCACCCGGCCCGGCTGATGCACCCCGGCGACGCGTTGTTCGTCCCCGGCGAGCCGGTGGACGTGCTGGCCACCCCGGCGGCCGCGCCGTGGATGAAGATCTCCGAGGCCGTCGACTATTTGCGCGCGGTGGCTCCCGCGCATGCCGTGCCGATCCATCAGGGCATCATCGCCCCAGAGGGGCGCGGTATCTACTACGGTCGACTCACGGAGATGACCGATACCGACTTCCGGGTGCTGCCCGAGGAGAACTCGGTGCGGTTCTAGAGGACGGGCAGTTCCGGCGATGTTCGACAAGTGGCGGCTGAGACGACACGGAGAGCGTTGCACGGCAACGGTTCTGCATGTGCAGCAGGCCACGAAGATCGCGACGAACGACTACCGCAAGTACGACTTCGTCGTCGACGTCCATCCAGCTGGCGGTGCACCGGCCCGAATCGAGATCACCGACACCTTCACCGTCATGGGACTCAAGCCCGGGCCGGGTGACGTCGTGCCGGTGATCTGGGACAGCGCCGGGCAGCGGGCTGTCTTCGACCTGGCCGGTGACCCCCGATTCGACATGAAAGCGCTTCGCGTACAACAGGATGCAGAGCGGCAGACGCTTCTCGGCCTGCCGCCGAACGGAATCGAGGAGACATGAGCGCTGCTGATCTGACCGCGTTGTTCGGCTTGTCCGGGAAGACGGCGCTGGTGACCGGCGGCACCCGCGGAATCGGCATGATGATCGCCCGCGGCCTGTTGCAGGCGGGGGCGCGGGTGATCGTCAGCTCCCGCAAGGCAGACGCCTGCGAGCAGGCGGTCGAGGCGCTGTCGGCGTTCGGGGACGTACGGGGCATCCCGGCCGACCTGTCCAGCCAGCAGGAATGCAAGCGGCTGGCCGCCGAGGTGCTCGCCGATACCGACGCGCTGCACATCCTGGTCAACAACGCCGGTGCGACATGGGGCGAGCCACTCGAGACGTTCCCCGCCTCAGGGTGGGACAAGGTGCTCGACCTCAACGTCAAGTCGCCCTTCTGGATGGTGCAGGAGTTGGTGCCCGCGCTGCGCAAGGCCGGCACCCAGGACGACCCCGCGCGGGTGATCAATATCGGCAGCATCGACGGCATCCACGTGCCGGTGCTGGCCGTCTACTCGTACTCGGCCAGCAAGGCCGCCCTGCACCAGCTCACCCGAGTTCTCGCGAAAGAGCTTGGACCACAACATATCACCGTCAACGCGGTGGCGCCGGGGCCGTTCCCGTCGAAGATGATGGCCGCCACGCTGGACGCCTTCGGCGACGCCATCGCAGCGTCGGCTCCGATGCGGCGAATCGGCCGTGACGACGATATGGCCGGTATCGCGATCTTCCTGGCGAGCCGGGCGGGTTCGTATGTGAACGGCGCGATCATCCCGGTCGACGGCGGGATCGCGACGACCGCTTCGGGCTCTGGTTCAAGCCGCTGACGATGCGGGCCGGTCGAATTCCCACCGGTAGACCGTCGGTGCGCAGCCGTGCATCAGGGCGAGGTTGACGACGTCGAGCATTGCTTGGCGCGGGCCGGGCTTGCGGAGTTGTCGCGCCGCGACGCCCACCCGGACCAGTCCGCCGCGCCGCGCCGTCCGCTCGGCGGACAGCACCAGGGTGCGGCACCACCACGGTTCGGACAGGAAACCCTCGCCGATCCCGAGCACTCGGCCCCGCACGGTCGATCCGCTCACCAGGTCGGTCAAGCCATGAAGGTCGGCGAGCATGCGGAAGCCGTTGCGCGGCAATGCAGTCACGGTTCCCGATGACACCGTCCAGCCGGGTGCGGCGAACAGCCTGGTCCGCAATCCTACGTGCTCGAGCACCCGGTCGGCGCCCATCAGGCGCAGGTTCGCCTCGTGCGCCGGCAAGGTGGCGAACTCGCCCCGGCGCTTCTTGGTGGCGGCCTCGTCGAAGCCGTGCAGCACCACCGCGTCACCGGCAGACCGGCGACGCCCGAGCCAGTCGACTGTCACGGGGTCGGCTTCCAGCCGGTAGCCGTCTTTCAGACGGGGTGCCACGAGCAGCGACACCGGCACACCCTGACTGTCGAGCACCGAGCAGAACTCGTCGACATCGCTGAGCGTGCGCTCACAGATCCCGGACACCGACACGATGAGTCGTCCAGCCATGGGTGGATTCTGACAACTCCAGGTGTCCAGATGGTGTCGTCAGTCGAGATGTCAGACGACCATCCGGATCAGTTCGGCAGGACGGCCTCGATCGCGGCGACCACCTCGGGGGCATCCGGTTCGGTGGGAGGACGGAACCGGCTGACCACCTCGCCACCGGGGGCGATCACGAACTTCTCGAAGTTCCACTGGATGTCGCCGGCCTGACCATCAGCATCGGCGGTCTTGGTCAGTTCGGCGTACAGGGGATGGCGGGCCTCGCCGTTGACGTCGGTCTTGGCCAGCAACGGGAACGTCACCCCGTAGGTGGTCGAGCAGAAGGTGGCGATCTCCTCGGGGGTGCCCGGTTCCTGGCCCATGAACTGGTTACACGGCACACCGATCACGGTCAGGCCGCGGTCGGCGTAGTCGCGCGCCAGCTGCTCGAGCGCACCGTATTGCGGGGTGAGCCCGCATTTGGAGGCGACGTTCACCAGCAGGATGGCGCGGTCGGCGTAGTCGGCCAGCGAGGTCGACCTGCCATCGAGGGTGGTCAGCGAGATGTCAGTCAGGGCCATGACGGTGACCGTACCCGGCCGCGTAGTCGCGCGCCCCGCCGGTCGCGCCCTGCCCGGCGTCTGCTACTGAGATGGATGGCATTTTCACGACACCGACGGAGTGACCAGTGACGCAGACTTCCCCGGCACAGCAGCTTCGCATCCCAGCGGCGGACCTGGAGCTATGCGCCGATGCTTACGGTGACCCCGCCGACCATCCCGTGGTGCTGCTGCACGGCGGCGGGCAGACCCGGCACTCCTGGACCAAGACCGCTGCCGACCTGGGCGGGCAGAACTGGTACGCGTTGACCGTCGACCTGCGCGGGCACGGTGACAGCGGGTGGTCCCCCGACGGCGTCTACTCCCTGGACCGGTTCGCCGACGACGTCGTCCGGATCACCGAATTCCTCGGGCGCCCGCCCGTGCTCGTGGGGGCGTCGTTGGGCGGCATCTCCTCGCTGGCCGCGCTGGGGTTGCGGCCCGACCTCGCGCTCGGCCTGGTACTGGTCGACGTCTCCCCTTTCCTGCAGCCCAAGGGGACCAGCAGGATTCGTGACTTCATGATGGGGCGCGCCAAGGAGGGCTTCGCCTCGCTGGAGGAGGCCGGCGACTACGTGGCGGCCTACCTGTCGCACCGGCCCCGGCCCAGAAGTCTCGACGGCCTCAAGCGCAACCTGCGCGAGATCGACGGCCGGTGGTACTGGCACTGGGATCCGGCCTTCCTTGCCTCACCGGAAGACCAAGCGGTGCAACGCAACACCTTGACCGACCCGGCGTGGCTCGGGGCGGCGGCGGGCACCTTGCGGATTCCGACCCTGTTGGTTCGGGGCGGCAAGTCCGACGTGCTGAGCATTGAGGACTCGGTGCGATTCCTGCACCTCGTTCCCCATGCCGAGTTCGCGTCGGTCGCCGACGCGCACCACATGGTCGCCGGTGACGACAACGCGGTCTTCGAGCAGGTGCTCTGGGACTTCCTGGATCGCCGGGTGCGTTCCCGGCTGGCGCTGCTCGATGGCTGACAGCCCCTAAGCCTGCGGCCCGTAGTGCTCGCGGTCGGCGGTGGCCAGCAGCCAGGAGTACTGGAACGCCGCCTCTTTCCAGCGCTCATAGCGGCCGCTGATTCCGCCGTGGCCTGCGGACATCTGGGTCTTGAGCAGAACCGGATGATCGTCGGTCTTCGTGTGTCGCAGTGCAGCAACCCATTTGGCCGGTTCCACGTAGAGCACCCGGGTGTCGTTGAGCGATGTCATCGCCAGGATGGCCGGGTAGTCCTTGGCATCGACGTTCTCATACGGCGAGTAGGACTTCATATAGAAGTAGACGTCCTTGTTCTCCAGCGGGTTTCCCCACTCGTCCCACTCCGTCACCGTCAAGGGCAGCGACGGATCCAGGATGCTGGTGAGCGGATCGACGAACGGGACCTGGGCGAGGATTCCGGCGAACAGGTGCGGCGCCAGATTGGCGACCGCGCCCATCAGCAGCCCGCCCGCGCTACCGCCGAGGGCGACGAGGTTCTGCGGCCGGGTCAGACCGCTGTCGATCAGATGCTCGGCGACGGCGATGAAGTCGGTGAAGGTGTTGCGCTTCTCGAGCAGCTTGCCACGCTCGTACCAGAGCCGGCCCATCTCTCCGCCGCCGCGAATGTGGGCGATGGCGAACACCATCCCCCGGTCCAGCAGCGACAGCCGGGCCACCGAGAATCGCGGGTCCTCGGAGGACTCGTAGGCGCCGTACCCGTACAGGACTGTGGGAGCGGGTGTTTCGATACCGGCGCGGTACACCAGCGAGATGGGCACCCGGGTGCCGTCGTCGGCGACGGCCCAGTCCCGGCGTTCGACGTAGTCCTCCCGGCGGTAGCCGCCCAGGACGGGTTGCTCACGCAGCAGAGTGCGTTCACCGGTGGCCAGGTCCAGGTCGTAGATCCGCAGCGGGGTGATGAAGGACGTGGTGCCGACCCGCAGTTTGGGGGCGACCCAGTTGGGGTTGCCCGCGAGGCCGGCCGACGTCAGTTCCGAGTCGAAGGTGATCTCCTCGGGCGTCCCGTAACCATCGGGCCCGATAGGCCATAGCTGGATGCGGGGCAACGCTTCTCGGCGATAGCTGACCACGAGGTGATCGCCGAACGCGTCGACACCGTCGAGGCGGACGTCGTCATGTCCGGCGATCAGCGTGCGCTGGGCGGCGGGGTCGGCGACCGGCGCCTCCACGAGGGTGAAGTTCACGGCACCGTCGTTGTGCAGGATCAGGAAGCGGTCCTCGCCGTCGACCACGGCGTGCTCCACCGAGTACTCGACGCCGTCACGGCGCGGCAGGATCGAGACGAATGTTGCTGCCGGGTCGGCGGCGTCGGCGACGAACACCTCCGAGGTGATCGCCGAGCCGGCGGCGATCATCACGTATGTGTTGCTGCGGGTGCGGCCGACCCCGATCCAGAATCGTTCGTCGGGCTCGTGGAACACCTGCTCGTCGGACCCGCTGGAGCCCAGACGGTGCCGCCACACGGTGTCGGGGCGCCACGCGTCGTCGACCGTCGTGAAGTAGACGGTTGCGTTGTCGGCTGCCCAGGTCACGCCGGAGGAGATTCCGGCGATCTCGTCGGGATAGAGCTCACCGGTGCGTAAGTCCTTGAACCGCAGCGTGTATCGCTCGTCGCCCACGACGTCGACGGAATACGCCAGCAGGTTGCCGTCCAGACTCACACTGCTGGCGCCGAGCGCGAAGAAGTCGTGCCCGTCGGCCAGATCGTTCTCGTCGAGCAGAATCTGCTCGCCGGGGACGTCGGTGTGCTCGTCGAACACCGGCGGGTTCCAGTCATCGGGATCGGACAGCGGGCACCGGCAGTGCACCCCGTACTGCTTGCCCTCGAAACTGCGCCCGTAGTACCACCAGTCACCCCGGCGGGTCGGTACCGAGAGGTCGGTCTCCTTGGTGCGCGACTTGATCTCGTCGAAGATCTTCTGCCGCAGCGGTTCCAGATACCCGGTCGCCTGGTCGGCATAGGAGTTCTCGGCCTCGAGATGGGCGATGACCTCGGGATCGGACTTCTCCCGCAGCCACTCGTAGGGGTCGACGAACACGTCGTCGTGGTGGACGCGGCGGGTGTCAACGCGCTTGGCGACGGGCGGGTTCATACGGTGGGTCCGATCCAGTCGGCGAACGAGAGTCCCGAAATTCGTTCGTAGGCTTCGATGTAGCGGGCCCGGGTGGCCTCGATGATGTCGTCGGGAAGCGGCGGCGGGGGTGCGGATCCGTAGCGGTCCCAGCCCGATTCCGGCCCGGTGAGCCAGTTGCGGACGAATTGTTTGTCGAAGCTGGGCTGCACGACACCTTGGGTGTAGGTGTCGGCGGGCCAGTACCGCGAGGAGTCCGGGGTGAACACCTCGTCGGCCAGCACCACCCGGTCATCGGCGTCGACGCCGAACTCGAACTTGGTGTCGGCGATGATGATGCCCTTGGTCAGGGCGTGGTCGGCGGCCTGGGTGTAGATCTGCAGCGTCCGCTCCTCGAGCTGGTTGGCCCGCACCGCGCCCACCAGTTCGATGACCTGAGCGAACGAGATGTTCTCGTCGTGCTCGCCGAACTCGGCCTTGGTCGCCGGGGTGAACAGCGGGGTCTCGAACTTGCTAGCCTCCCCCAGGCCCGGCGGCAGCGGGATGCCACAGACCGATCCGGTGCGCTGGTAGTCCAGCAGCCCCGATCCGGTGAGGTAGCCGCGGGCGACGCACTCGACGGGCACCATCTCCAAGCGCCGGACCACCAGTGCCCGGCCCAGCACCTCGCCGGGGATGCGCGGGTCGTCGGGTGGGCCGGCCAGATGGTTGGGGGCGTCTATGTAGTCGAAGAAGAAGACGCTCATCGCGGTGAGGATGCGGCCCTTGTCGGGGATGAGGCTGTCCAGGATGTAGTCGAACGCCGAGATCCGATCACTGGCGACGAAGAGCAGGTGCTCGTCGTCGATCCGGTAGATCTCGCGTACCTTGCCGCTGGCCAGATGTTGATAGTCGCTCAGAGCGGGGCGCATCGGGTCAGCCTATCGGCCGCTCAGCGGACCCGACTGTGCTGGGATCGAGCCATGAGATCGCGGTATCTGCCCTATGCCACCACACCGGGTCGACTGCTGGTGCAGTTGGTCACCGATCTGCTGGTCATCCTGTGGGCCGTCCTGTGGGTCACGGTGGGTCTGGGCGTCCATTCCGCCATCGCGACCATCTCGAGTGTGGGACGCCAGGTCAACGACAGCGCCA
Encoded here:
- the purQ gene encoding phosphoribosylformylglycinamidine synthase subunit PurQ, coding for MSARVGVITFPGTLDDVDAARAVRLAGAEAVSLWHADADLKGVDAVVVPGGFSYGDYLRCGAIAKFAPVMGEVVAAAGRGMPVLGICNGFQVLCEAGLLPGALTRNAGLHFVCRDVWLKVDSITTAWTSRYEWGAELLVPLKSGEGRYVASEAVLDELEGEGRVVFRYADNPNGSMRGIAGISSANGRVVGLMPHPEHATEALTGPSDDGLGLFYSALDAVLV
- a CDS encoding glutathione peroxidase, translating into MALTDISLTTLDGRSTSLADYADRAILLVNVASKCGLTPQYGALEQLARDYADRGLTVIGVPCNQFMGQEPGTPEEIATFCSTTYGVTFPLLAKTDVNGEARHPLYAELTKTADADGQAGDIQWNFEKFVIAPGGEVVSRFRPPTEPDAPEVVAAIEAVLPN
- a CDS encoding phosphoribosylaminoimidazolesuccinocarboxamide synthase, translated to MRPALSDYQHLASGKVREIYRIDDEHLLFVASDRISAFDYILDSLIPDKGRILTAMSVFFFDYIDAPNHLAGPPDDPRIPGEVLGRALVVRRLEMVPVECVARGYLTGSGLLDYQRTGSVCGIPLPPGLGEASKFETPLFTPATKAEFGEHDENISFAQVIELVGAVRANQLEERTLQIYTQAADHALTKGIIIADTKFEFGVDADDRVVLADEVFTPDSSRYWPADTYTQGVVQPSFDKQFVRNWLTGPESGWDRYGSAPPPPLPDDIIEATRARYIEAYERISGLSFADWIGPTV
- a CDS encoding SDR family oxidoreductase, with amino-acid sequence MSAADLTALFGLSGKTALVTGGTRGIGMMIARGLLQAGARVIVSSRKADACEQAVEALSAFGDVRGIPADLSSQQECKRLAAEVLADTDALHILVNNAGATWGEPLETFPASGWDKVLDLNVKSPFWMVQELVPALRKAGTQDDPARVINIGSIDGIHVPVLAVYSYSASKAALHQLTRVLAKELGPQHITVNAVAPGPFPSKMMAATLDAFGDAIAASAPMRRIGRDDDMAGIAIFLASRAGSYVNGAIIPVDGGIATTASGSGSSR
- a CDS encoding S9 family peptidase yields the protein MNPPVAKRVDTRRVHHDDVFVDPYEWLREKSDPEVIAHLEAENSYADQATGYLEPLRQKIFDEIKSRTKETDLSVPTRRGDWWYYGRSFEGKQYGVHCRCPLSDPDDWNPPVFDEHTDVPGEQILLDENDLADGHDFFALGASSVSLDGNLLAYSVDVVGDERYTLRFKDLRTGELYPDEIAGISSGVTWAADNATVYFTTVDDAWRPDTVWRHRLGSSGSDEQVFHEPDERFWIGVGRTRSNTYVMIAAGSAITSEVFVADAADPAATFVSILPRRDGVEYSVEHAVVDGEDRFLILHNDGAVNFTLVEAPVADPAAQRTLIAGHDDVRLDGVDAFGDHLVVSYRREALPRIQLWPIGPDGYGTPEEITFDSELTSAGLAGNPNWVAPKLRVGTTSFITPLRIYDLDLATGERTLLREQPVLGGYRREDYVERRDWAVADDGTRVPISLVYRAGIETPAPTVLYGYGAYESSEDPRFSVARLSLLDRGMVFAIAHIRGGGEMGRLWYERGKLLEKRNTFTDFIAVAEHLIDSGLTRPQNLVALGGSAGGLLMGAVANLAPHLFAGILAQVPFVDPLTSILDPSLPLTVTEWDEWGNPLENKDVYFYMKSYSPYENVDAKDYPAILAMTSLNDTRVLYVEPAKWVAALRHTKTDDHPVLLKTQMSAGHGGISGRYERWKEAAFQYSWLLATADREHYGPQA
- a CDS encoding ATPase, with amino-acid sequence MRMVLATVLAACGLVFASPAAADPQNCPPACDRIPDSAWIPPWAIPLNARYGWPQLPALAVTAVAPRFRFEELCGSPPVAADPRSYAVAERAAVVNPAGQWQLQAQVVHWRGETWRGGALAEDAFNSAVAALQACQRTNPAQSPSLTILEPDRMAAVVSGPVILHQYLVANPANSTITELALWSSAPPQTPWPPLADQTVLDTLGAPLCTAYIGSCP
- a CDS encoding alpha/beta fold hydrolase; amino-acid sequence: MTQTSPAQQLRIPAADLELCADAYGDPADHPVVLLHGGGQTRHSWTKTAADLGGQNWYALTVDLRGHGDSGWSPDGVYSLDRFADDVVRITEFLGRPPVLVGASLGGISSLAALGLRPDLALGLVLVDVSPFLQPKGTSRIRDFMMGRAKEGFASLEEAGDYVAAYLSHRPRPRSLDGLKRNLREIDGRWYWHWDPAFLASPEDQAVQRNTLTDPAWLGAAAGTLRIPTLLVRGGKSDVLSIEDSVRFLHLVPHAEFASVADAHHMVAGDDNAVFEQVLWDFLDRRVRSRLALLDG
- the purS gene encoding phosphoribosylformylglycinamidine synthase subunit PurS, with product MPRVVVNVMPKAEILDPQGQAIVGALGRLGHAGISDVRQGKRFELEVDESVTDAQLAEIAESLLANTVIEDWSVTREPS
- a CDS encoding DUF2334 domain-containing protein, with product MAGRLIVSVSGICERTLSDVDEFCSVLDSQGVPVSLLVAPRLKDGYRLEADPVTVDWLGRRRSAGDAVVLHGFDEAATKKRRGEFATLPAHEANLRLMGADRVLEHVGLRTRLFAAPGWTVSSGTVTALPRNGFRMLADLHGLTDLVSGSTVRGRVLGIGEGFLSEPWWCRTLVLSAERTARRGGLVRVGVAARQLRKPGPRQAMLDVVNLALMHGCAPTVYRWEFDRPASSAA
- a CDS encoding MBL fold metallo-hydrolase; translated protein: MELTHFGHSCLLAELGGATLLFDPGTFSHGFEGVTGLSAILITHQHPDHADRERLPALAEANPGAALYADPATAAELGGRWQAVHVGDELAVDGLTIRGVGGRHAVIHPEIPIIDNISYLVGDDEHPARLMHPGDALFVPGEPVDVLATPAAAPWMKISEAVDYLRAVAPAHAVPIHQGIIAPEGRGIYYGRLTEMTDTDFRVLPEENSVRF